Proteins encoded within one genomic window of Brachybacterium muris:
- a CDS encoding alpha/beta fold hydrolase: MRLLNNHSIIERPGQDELLSIRNDLMTVYREIDGAGVHAVSSGGAEHGGAEEGSAELFPLRYARATPRRFPRRRVPGSSRTVLDHAQAPLLVIPDGPGMASVLPYDVLRRSLASRGVDVLMMEHRGVGLSRLDSTGADLPMASMQVRSVLGDLLAVMDHARVQKATVYGVGYGAYLAQGLAALHPDRVHSLVLDSPLTGVDDEKAGQRALRAMYWDGEDPATATTAAVLRRLVEDGVVDGHRAGTIVLAVHEYGGPDAVRDLADLLAIDRGQLTWNSIRQVLAQSWLESTPYVRELDLVAPIAHTELGSGHDADGDPMDTLALFGEQSRAVPRFSGEPLDMHDLSTRITAPTVVITGGRNLIYPPSTARSLAQRIPGASLLELPGTGHSVLDSHSQVAQVAARWSVAGAAHLLPERADELAALPATPVNQVLQRGLQLAMTAERLSPWRLRFESARARREEAHADPMARRSRRVRLD, translated from the coding sequence GTGCGCCTGCTGAACAACCACTCGATCATCGAGCGGCCCGGCCAGGACGAGCTGCTGTCGATCCGCAACGACCTGATGACGGTGTACCGCGAGATCGACGGGGCCGGTGTCCATGCGGTGAGCAGCGGTGGCGCCGAGCACGGTGGGGCAGAGGAGGGCAGCGCGGAGCTGTTCCCGCTGCGGTACGCCCGTGCCACTCCACGGCGGTTCCCCCGCCGCCGGGTCCCCGGTTCCTCCCGCACGGTCCTCGATCACGCCCAGGCGCCCCTGCTGGTGATCCCCGACGGTCCCGGCATGGCCTCCGTGCTGCCCTACGACGTGCTGCGCCGCTCCCTGGCCTCCCGCGGGGTGGACGTGCTGATGATGGAGCACCGCGGGGTGGGCCTGTCCCGCCTGGACTCCACCGGCGCTGACCTCCCGATGGCCTCCATGCAGGTGCGCTCGGTGCTGGGCGACCTGCTGGCGGTGATGGACCACGCACGCGTCCAGAAGGCCACCGTGTACGGCGTGGGATACGGCGCCTACCTGGCCCAGGGCCTCGCCGCTCTGCACCCGGACCGGGTCCACTCCCTGGTGCTGGACTCCCCCCTGACCGGCGTGGATGACGAGAAGGCCGGTCAGCGGGCCCTGCGCGCCATGTACTGGGACGGCGAGGACCCTGCGACCGCCACCACCGCCGCGGTACTGCGGCGTCTGGTGGAGGACGGGGTGGTGGACGGCCACCGGGCGGGCACCATCGTGCTGGCCGTGCACGAGTACGGCGGACCCGATGCGGTGCGCGACCTGGCGGACCTGCTGGCGATTGATCGTGGGCAGCTCACCTGGAACAGCATCCGGCAGGTGCTGGCACAGAGCTGGCTGGAGTCCACCCCGTACGTGAGGGAGCTGGACCTGGTGGCGCCGATCGCCCACACCGAGCTGGGCAGCGGTCACGATGCGGACGGCGACCCGATGGACACCCTGGCCCTGTTCGGCGAGCAGTCCCGCGCGGTGCCCAGGTTCTCTGGCGAGCCGCTGGACATGCACGACCTGTCCACGCGCATCACCGCCCCCACCGTGGTGATCACCGGTGGCCGGAACCTGATCTACCCCCCGTCCACGGCGCGCAGCCTCGCGCAGCGGATCCCGGGGGCGAGCCTGCTGGAGCTGCCTGGCACCGGTCACTCGGTGCTGGACTCCCATTCGCAGGTGGCGCAGGTGGCGGCACGCTGGAGCGTCGCCGGAGCGGCGCACCTGCTGCCCGAGCGTGCGGACGAGCTCGCTGCCCTGCCGGCGACCCCCGTGAACCAGGTGCTGCAGCGCGGTCTGCAGCTGGCCATGACCGCCGAGCGGCTCTCCCCGTGGCGGCTCCGGTTCGAGTCGGCCCGAGCCCGGCGCGAGGAGGCCCACGCCGATCCGATGGCACGCCGCTCCCGCCGAGTGCGTTTGGACTGA
- a CDS encoding prolyl oligopeptidase family serine peptidase: MSTPRTEGSTEPRHEDRTTPQLPAPDGSSDPHQWLEEVEGEDALAWVRERNATAEQELDAVADPADPDGAPLAVTLQREIREILDAKDRIPGVTKRGQYLYNLWTDAEHERGLWRRTTLDSYRTDDPEWDVLLDVDALNAAEGEDWVWHGASLLRPAEGEPYRKALVSLSHGGSDADVTREFDLKTRSFVPEADGGFLRPAAKGSLSWIDEDTTWVSTDFGEGTTTLSGYPRQARLWKRGTALAEAELVFEADETDMSVFVAHDSTPGWERDWVIQMHAFYDTTLHLADLGQQPPALETIDVPRDLEASAHRDLGIFSPRSDWEVAGSVYPAGSLVVGDFAAFRAGEPELTMLFEPSESTSLADMTITRNTVVLSILEDVVHRLEVHTRDQDGAWVRQDLYPELRGSLAVSAVDPDENDEVWVTVTDFVEPTTLLLGDLAAVPAGGEPTEPELIKTAPARFDADGLEVTQHFATSDDGTRIPYFEIGRADRGDEPGAGPSPTLLYGYGGFEISLTPAYLGPIGKAWLERGGTYVLANIRGGGEYGPRWHQAALKDKRHRAYEDFSSVAKDLIERGVTDTAHLAVRGGSNGGLLTGNMLTQYPELFGAVIIQVPLLDMKRYSHLLAGNSWMAEYGDPDTEDWEYVRTFSPYHLLAEGTDYPPSFVLTSTRDDRVHPGHARKFTAALESLGADVRAWENIEGGHGGAATNEQAARMNALMYTFLWSTIGRNDA, encoded by the coding sequence ATGAGCACCCCCCGCACCGAGGGCTCCACCGAGCCCCGCCACGAGGACCGCACCACCCCCCAGCTGCCCGCTCCCGACGGCAGCAGCGACCCCCACCAGTGGCTCGAGGAGGTCGAGGGTGAGGACGCCCTGGCCTGGGTGCGCGAGCGCAATGCCACCGCGGAGCAGGAGCTGGACGCCGTCGCCGACCCGGCGGATCCGGACGGCGCACCGCTGGCCGTGACCCTGCAGCGGGAGATCCGCGAGATCCTCGATGCGAAGGACCGCATCCCCGGCGTCACCAAGCGCGGCCAGTACCTCTACAACCTCTGGACCGACGCCGAGCACGAGCGCGGCCTATGGCGCCGCACCACCCTGGACTCCTACCGCACCGACGACCCCGAGTGGGACGTGCTGCTGGACGTGGACGCCCTGAACGCCGCCGAGGGCGAGGACTGGGTGTGGCACGGCGCGAGCCTGCTGCGTCCCGCCGAGGGCGAGCCGTACCGCAAGGCCCTGGTGAGCCTGTCCCACGGAGGCTCCGATGCGGACGTGACCCGCGAGTTCGACCTAAAGACCCGCAGCTTCGTCCCCGAGGCCGACGGCGGCTTCCTGCGCCCGGCTGCGAAGGGCTCCCTCAGCTGGATCGACGAGGACACCACGTGGGTGTCCACCGATTTCGGTGAGGGTACCACCACCCTGTCCGGCTACCCCCGCCAGGCCCGCCTGTGGAAGCGCGGCACGGCGCTCGCCGAGGCGGAGCTGGTGTTCGAGGCCGACGAGACCGACATGAGCGTGTTCGTCGCCCACGACTCCACCCCCGGCTGGGAGCGCGACTGGGTGATCCAGATGCACGCCTTCTACGACACCACCCTGCACCTGGCGGACCTGGGCCAGCAGCCCCCGGCGCTGGAGACCATCGACGTCCCGCGCGATCTGGAGGCCAGCGCCCACCGTGACCTGGGGATCTTCTCCCCGCGCAGCGACTGGGAGGTGGCCGGGTCGGTGTACCCGGCAGGATCCCTCGTCGTCGGCGACTTCGCGGCGTTCCGCGCCGGTGAGCCGGAGCTGACGATGCTGTTCGAGCCCAGCGAGAGCACGTCGCTGGCGGACATGACCATCACCCGCAACACGGTGGTGCTGTCGATCCTGGAGGACGTGGTGCACCGCCTCGAGGTGCACACCCGTGACCAGGACGGTGCCTGGGTACGGCAGGACCTGTACCCCGAACTGCGCGGCTCGCTCGCGGTCTCGGCCGTCGACCCCGACGAGAACGACGAGGTGTGGGTGACCGTCACCGACTTCGTGGAGCCCACCACCCTGCTGCTGGGCGACCTGGCGGCGGTGCCCGCCGGCGGCGAGCCCACCGAGCCGGAGCTGATCAAGACGGCCCCGGCCCGTTTCGACGCCGACGGGCTGGAGGTCACCCAGCACTTCGCCACCAGCGACGACGGCACCCGCATCCCCTACTTCGAGATCGGCCGTGCCGACCGCGGGGATGAACCCGGCGCTGGTCCTTCCCCCACGCTGCTGTACGGCTACGGCGGGTTCGAGATCTCCCTGACTCCCGCGTACCTCGGCCCGATCGGCAAGGCGTGGCTGGAGCGGGGTGGCACGTACGTGCTGGCCAACATCCGCGGCGGCGGCGAGTACGGGCCCCGCTGGCACCAGGCTGCCCTGAAGGACAAGCGCCACCGCGCCTACGAGGACTTCTCCTCGGTGGCGAAGGACCTGATCGAGCGGGGCGTTACCGACACCGCACATCTCGCGGTGCGGGGCGGCTCCAACGGTGGCCTGCTCACCGGCAACATGCTCACCCAGTACCCGGAGCTTTTCGGTGCGGTGATCATCCAGGTGCCGCTGCTGGACATGAAGCGGTACAGTCACCTGCTGGCCGGCAACTCCTGGATGGCCGAGTACGGCGACCCGGACACCGAGGACTGGGAGTACGTGCGCACCTTCAGCCCGTACCACCTGCTGGCCGAGGGCACCGACTACCCGCCGTCCTTCGTGCTCACCTCCACCCGGGACGACCGGGTCCACCCCGGTCACGCCCGCAAGTTCACCGCCGCCTTGGAGTCCCTGGGGGCCGACGTGCGCGCCTGGGAGAACATCGAGGGCGGACACGGCGGCGCCGCCACCAACGAGCAGGCCGCCCGCATGAACGCGCTGATGTACACGTTCCTGTGGAGCACCATCGGCAGGAACGACGCATGA
- the msrA gene encoding peptide-methionine (S)-S-oxide reductase MsrA, translated as MWQMMDLLYGHKKQMVTREEALPGRDRYPYALAREHLVLGTDMLGPDSPTDPRPWPAGAEEIILAGGCFWGIERIAWQIPGVHTTSSGYAGGFTPHPTYEEVFSARTGHTEAVRVIYTGGDDTLRALLTEFWEQHDPTTANRQGNDVGTEYRSAVYWTTPAQGEIVRDSAARYQEALSEAGRGTITTELSPLAEAGNGVYYTAEPEHQQYLARNPSGYCNHGFNGVACSIGA; from the coding sequence ATGTGGCAGATGATGGACCTGCTGTACGGGCACAAGAAGCAGATGGTCACCCGGGAGGAAGCCCTCCCCGGGCGTGACCGGTACCCCTATGCGCTCGCCCGCGAGCACCTGGTGCTGGGCACCGACATGCTGGGCCCGGACTCCCCCACCGACCCGCGGCCCTGGCCCGCAGGTGCCGAGGAGATCATCCTGGCCGGCGGCTGCTTCTGGGGCATCGAGCGGATCGCCTGGCAGATTCCCGGGGTGCATACCACCTCCTCCGGGTACGCCGGCGGATTCACGCCCCACCCCACGTACGAGGAAGTGTTCTCGGCCCGCACCGGGCACACCGAGGCGGTGCGCGTGATCTACACCGGGGGCGATGACACCCTGCGGGCCCTGCTTACCGAGTTCTGGGAGCAGCACGACCCCACCACCGCCAACCGTCAGGGCAACGACGTGGGCACCGAGTACCGCAGCGCCGTGTACTGGACCACCCCCGCGCAGGGCGAGATAGTGCGCGACAGCGCCGCCCGGTACCAGGAGGCCCTCTCCGAGGCCGGCCGCGGCACCATCACCACCGAGCTGTCCCCGCTGGCCGAGGCCGGCAACGGCGTCTACTACACGGCTGAGCCGGAGCACCAGCAGTACCTGGCCCGCAACCCCTCCGGCTACTGCAACCACGGTTTCAACGGGGTGGCCTGCAGCATCGGCGCCTGA
- a CDS encoding DUF58 domain-containing protein: MSSSPTGPRRDPGSAPGRGGERLPTRPTAALVRAAIVGCAALALAVLLGRPELILAGLPLLVWALIAIARRIAREEMRGTTPAVLRLGRGVIEEDATTAISVRSTPGVLTTATAPMQPHADLSPRYGSLSGDGEARLRLTSHRWGRVDVGPVHVLLTDSLGAFRAQQTLPARALQVVPASTVLDAPVSVPTPIGVSGVHLSTRRGDGTALSEVRQFRPGDRLHRINWRVTSRTGKLHTNATFTEQDTDVLIVTDTTADVRPAPWADDEAPSSLDMTIRATSAVARHYLTAGDRVSLFDLGHLIGPVPAGTGPRQLRVLTDALSRSRREDGLAKPARRLRSVRTGTLTVVCSPLLAPTTITQIGELVAQGADVIVVDTLPPSIGDVSVLRGRSVRINDASSERFWPEAWALRRMLRERTVRELREAGVPVTAWEGPSSLAPVLLSLSQARSAPRMRRS; the protein is encoded by the coding sequence GTGAGCTCCTCCCCCACAGGCCCCCGTCGCGACCCCGGCAGCGCCCCGGGTCGCGGCGGTGAACGCCTGCCCACCCGGCCCACCGCCGCCCTGGTGCGCGCCGCCATCGTTGGCTGCGCCGCGCTGGCCCTCGCCGTGCTGCTGGGCAGGCCGGAGCTGATCCTGGCGGGGCTGCCGCTGCTGGTGTGGGCACTGATCGCGATCGCCCGTCGCATCGCACGCGAGGAGATGCGCGGCACCACCCCCGCAGTGCTGAGACTGGGGCGCGGGGTGATCGAGGAGGACGCCACCACCGCGATCAGCGTGCGCAGCACCCCCGGAGTGCTCACCACCGCCACCGCGCCGATGCAGCCCCACGCCGATCTCAGCCCCCGCTACGGCTCGCTCAGCGGCGACGGCGAGGCACGCCTCCGGCTCACCTCCCACCGCTGGGGCCGCGTGGACGTGGGACCGGTGCACGTGCTGCTCACCGATTCCCTGGGGGCCTTCCGTGCCCAGCAGACCCTGCCCGCCCGCGCCCTGCAGGTGGTGCCGGCATCGACCGTGCTCGATGCCCCCGTGTCCGTCCCCACCCCGATCGGGGTGAGCGGAGTGCACCTGTCCACCCGTCGCGGTGACGGCACGGCGCTGTCGGAGGTGCGGCAGTTCCGCCCCGGCGATCGCCTGCACCGCATCAACTGGCGCGTCACCTCCCGTACCGGGAAGCTGCACACCAACGCCACCTTCACCGAGCAGGACACCGACGTCCTCATCGTCACCGACACCACCGCTGACGTGCGGCCCGCCCCCTGGGCCGACGACGAGGCCCCCTCCAGCCTGGACATGACCATCCGCGCCACCTCCGCCGTGGCCCGGCACTACCTGACCGCCGGGGACCGGGTGTCCCTGTTCGACCTGGGCCACCTGATCGGCCCGGTCCCTGCCGGCACCGGCCCGCGCCAACTGCGGGTGCTCACCGACGCCCTGTCCCGGTCACGCCGAGAGGACGGGCTGGCCAAGCCGGCCCGTCGTCTGCGCAGCGTACGCACGGGCACACTGACCGTGGTGTGCTCCCCGCTGCTGGCCCCCACCACCATCACCCAGATCGGTGAGCTGGTGGCGCAGGGTGCCGACGTGATCGTGGTGGACACCCTTCCGCCCAGCATCGGGGACGTCTCCGTGCTGCGCGGCAGGTCCGTGCGGATCAACGACGCCTCCTCGGAGCGGTTCTGGCCGGAGGCATGGGCGCTGCGGCGCATGCTGCGCGAACGCACGGTCCGGGAACTGCGCGAGGCCGGGGTGCCGGTCACCGCCTGGGAGGGCCCGTCGTCCCTGGCGCCGGTGCTGCTGTCCCTGTCGCAGGCCCGGTCGGCCCCGCGGATGAGGAGGTCCTGA
- a CDS encoding Txe/YoeB family addiction module toxin, with protein MLLVWDEHAWEDYVWWQAQDRRVLKRINLLRKDVERNGNEGIGKPEALKHDFEGYWSRRITDEHRLVYKVSGDEIRVAACRYHYG; from the coding sequence GTGCTGCTGGTGTGGGATGAGCACGCGTGGGAGGACTACGTGTGGTGGCAGGCTCAGGACCGTCGTGTCCTGAAGCGGATCAACCTGCTGCGCAAGGACGTCGAGCGGAACGGGAACGAGGGCATCGGCAAGCCTGAGGCTCTCAAGCACGATTTCGAGGGCTACTGGTCACGCCGCATCACCGACGAGCACCGCCTCGTGTACAAGGTGTCCGGCGATGAGATCCGTGTTGCCGCGTGCCGGTACCACTATGGATAG
- a CDS encoding DUF2079 domain-containing protein, giving the protein MPEATVRPSGSPPPEAGSTEAGSTEPELHAPKGNELGTDSAALWTRRLVPPLLAVLATLAYGLLGSRQWRNLVSPSWDLGIFTQLARAYGEFGAPIVPIKGDEVNLLGDHFHPILVLLAPVWWAWPSGEALLWTQALLFGISAIPLTRVAIDRLGPGLGSAAGAAYVFSFGLQAAADVQFHEIAFAVPLLAFSLSALLRERIGLAVAWAAPLVLVKEDLGLTVAVLGAVIALRHRTHRREGLGLASWGIGWFVLSTFVVLPILNTAGQYDYTDNLGSPLDVFWPPLKWMTVGMLLLAAGLIGARSPLIWLMVPTLAWRFTGTVEFYWDWYWHYNAVLMPIALAALLDALGDRRTGRATAWLRTNVPRPARSVRITAVAASATVTLVLGASMPLLDLAREHTWERTWRAAPAQEALDAVPDGAVLASDITLLAQAVPDHDVQWVHGPNLRVPDCVLADRYAFSWGDRFPEDPAGWAQERWGASYATVLDEGGFIVVCRN; this is encoded by the coding sequence GTGCCTGAAGCGACCGTCCGCCCCTCCGGGTCCCCGCCTCCCGAGGCCGGGAGCACCGAGGCCGGGAGCACCGAGCCCGAACTGCATGCCCCCAAGGGGAACGAGCTCGGCACCGACTCCGCGGCCCTGTGGACCCGTCGCCTGGTGCCGCCGCTGCTCGCGGTCCTGGCCACCCTCGCTTACGGGCTGCTGGGCTCCCGGCAGTGGCGGAACCTCGTCTCCCCCTCCTGGGACCTGGGGATATTCACCCAGCTGGCCCGCGCGTACGGGGAGTTCGGTGCCCCGATCGTGCCCATCAAGGGCGACGAGGTGAACCTGCTGGGCGATCACTTCCATCCGATCCTGGTGCTGCTGGCCCCGGTGTGGTGGGCGTGGCCTTCCGGTGAGGCGCTGCTGTGGACCCAGGCGCTGCTGTTCGGCATCTCCGCGATCCCCCTGACCCGGGTGGCCATCGACCGTCTGGGTCCCGGTCTCGGCTCTGCTGCGGGGGCGGCGTATGTGTTCTCCTTCGGCCTGCAGGCCGCGGCCGACGTGCAGTTCCACGAGATCGCCTTTGCCGTGCCGCTGCTCGCGTTCTCCCTGAGCGCCCTGCTGCGGGAACGGATCGGGCTGGCCGTGGCCTGGGCCGCGCCGCTGGTGCTGGTCAAGGAGGACCTGGGACTCACGGTCGCGGTGCTCGGCGCGGTGATCGCGCTGCGCCACCGCACGCATCGGCGCGAGGGGCTGGGGCTGGCGAGCTGGGGCATCGGCTGGTTCGTGCTGTCCACCTTCGTGGTCCTGCCGATCCTCAACACCGCCGGTCAGTACGACTACACCGACAACCTGGGCTCCCCGCTGGACGTGTTCTGGCCGCCGTTGAAGTGGATGACGGTGGGGATGCTGCTGCTGGCCGCCGGGCTGATCGGGGCCCGCTCCCCGCTGATCTGGCTGATGGTCCCCACCCTGGCCTGGCGCTTCACCGGCACGGTGGAGTTCTATTGGGACTGGTACTGGCACTACAACGCGGTGCTGATGCCGATCGCGCTGGCCGCACTGCTGGATGCCCTGGGTGACCGGCGGACCGGGCGCGCGACGGCGTGGTTGAGGACGAACGTGCCTCGCCCCGCCCGTTCCGTGCGCATCACCGCGGTCGCGGCCTCTGCCACCGTCACGCTGGTGCTGGGCGCCTCGATGCCGCTGCTGGACCTGGCTCGGGAGCACACGTGGGAGCGCACCTGGCGTGCCGCACCCGCGCAGGAGGCCCTGGACGCGGTACCGGACGGCGCTGTCCTGGCCTCCGACATCACCCTGCTGGCGCAGGCGGTGCCCGACCACGACGTGCAGTGGGTGCACGGGCCGAACCTGCGGGTGCCGGACTGCGTGCTGGCCGACCGGTACGCCTTCTCCTGGGGTGATCGCTTCCCCGAGGACCCGGCCGGATGGGCGCAGGAACGCTGGGGCGCGAGCTACGCCACCGTGCTGGACGAGGGCGGGTTCATCGTGGTGTGCCGCAACTGA
- a CDS encoding sulfatase, giving the protein MDPAAATAAVPATAAVPTTPGESAKRPNIVFILTDDHAAHAISAYSGRINATPHLDRIATEGARLDSLYCTNSICTPSRASILSGTYSHVNGAATIYSGFDYRVRTFPQVLHDCGYRTALFGKWHLGEAPQNDPQGFDEWRIYHGQGEYNDPVMYGVDAHGERTEGTVPGYATDTVTDIALDFLDRSRAEHPDQPVCLLLHHKAPHRNWIPHPRHAELYPAGSIPEPDTLYDTHEGRSRAVRGVRMSVADDMLETDIKTPTPPELQGEENREARLRRNYQLYMRDYLQTVQAVDDSTGRVLEALERHGIAEETIVVYTSDQGFFLGDHGWYDKRLMFDESLQMPMMVRWPARIRPGAVVDQLATNVDIAATILDATGLDPQQELPQQQGRSLLPLLDGRADDDLLAAWPDAMYYRYWEHEDPSHDAPAHYGIRTTTHKLIHYYGDGMGAPGSSDALREPEWEMYDLVADPAELHNIADDPAQAQVRAQLEKRLRTLQEQLGDRPYEGPDTPRPDWG; this is encoded by the coding sequence ATGGATCCTGCCGCCGCCACCGCAGCCGTGCCCGCCACCGCAGCCGTGCCCACTACCCCTGGTGAGTCCGCGAAGCGCCCGAACATCGTCTTCATCCTCACCGACGACCACGCCGCCCACGCGATCAGCGCCTACTCCGGGCGCATCAACGCCACCCCGCACCTGGATCGCATCGCCACCGAGGGCGCGCGGCTGGATTCCCTGTACTGCACCAACTCGATCTGCACGCCCAGCCGGGCCAGCATCCTCAGCGGAACGTACTCGCACGTCAACGGCGCGGCCACGATCTACTCGGGCTTCGACTACCGGGTGCGCACCTTCCCGCAGGTCCTGCACGACTGCGGGTACCGCACGGCGCTGTTCGGCAAGTGGCACCTGGGTGAGGCCCCGCAGAACGATCCGCAGGGCTTCGATGAATGGCGGATCTACCACGGCCAGGGCGAGTACAACGACCCGGTCATGTACGGGGTCGACGCCCACGGTGAGCGGACCGAGGGCACCGTTCCCGGCTACGCCACCGACACCGTCACCGACATCGCCCTGGACTTCCTGGACCGCTCCCGGGCCGAGCACCCCGATCAGCCCGTCTGCCTGCTGCTGCACCACAAGGCGCCGCACCGCAACTGGATCCCTCACCCCCGCCACGCCGAGCTGTACCCGGCCGGCTCCATCCCCGAGCCCGACACCCTGTACGACACCCACGAGGGCCGCAGCCGAGCCGTGCGCGGGGTGCGGATGAGCGTGGCCGACGACATGCTCGAGACCGACATCAAGACCCCCACACCACCGGAGCTGCAGGGGGAGGAGAACCGCGAGGCGCGCCTGCGCCGCAACTACCAGCTGTACATGCGCGACTACCTGCAGACGGTGCAGGCGGTCGACGACTCCACCGGCCGTGTGCTGGAAGCGTTGGAACGGCACGGCATCGCCGAGGAGACCATCGTGGTGTACACCTCCGACCAGGGCTTCTTCCTGGGCGACCACGGCTGGTACGACAAGCGCCTGATGTTCGACGAGTCCCTGCAGATGCCGATGATGGTGCGCTGGCCGGCCCGCATCCGCCCCGGCGCAGTGGTGGACCAGCTCGCCACCAACGTGGACATCGCCGCCACGATCCTCGATGCCACCGGCCTGGACCCCCAGCAGGAACTGCCACAGCAGCAGGGACGCAGCCTGCTGCCGCTGCTGGACGGCAGGGCCGACGACGACCTGCTCGCTGCCTGGCCCGATGCCATGTACTACCGGTACTGGGAGCACGAGGACCCCTCCCACGATGCCCCCGCGCACTACGGCATCCGCACCACCACCCACAAGCTGATCCACTACTACGGCGACGGCATGGGCGCTCCCGGTTCGAGCGATGCGCTCCGCGAACCCGAGTGGGAGATGTACGACCTGGTGGCCGACCCCGCGGAGCTGCACAACATCGCGGACGACCCGGCCCAGGCCCAGGTGCGGGCCCAGCTGGAGAAGCGGTTGCGCACCCTCCAGGAGCAGCTGGGTGACCGCCCCTACGAGGGCCCGGACACCCCGCGTCCCGACTGGGGCTGA
- a CDS encoding type II toxin-antitoxin system Phd/YefM family antitoxin → MRTISYTESRAKYAEVLDSVINDREEVIVTRAGHEPVVIVSLEDYESMRETAYLMRSPANARRLLDAMERLETGRGTVHELAEDQ, encoded by the coding sequence GTGCGCACTATCAGCTACACAGAATCCAGGGCCAAGTACGCAGAGGTACTGGACAGCGTGATCAATGACCGTGAAGAGGTCATCGTGACCCGTGCGGGGCATGAGCCCGTCGTCATCGTGTCCCTCGAGGACTACGAGTCGATGCGTGAGACGGCCTATCTGATGCGTTCGCCGGCCAATGCGCGGCGTCTGCTGGATGCCATGGAACGTCTTGAGACCGGCCGAGGGACCGTGCACGAGCTCGCCGAGGACCAGTGA
- a CDS encoding DinB family protein — protein sequence MSSAEEPEAFDALMDRLSAEQEQAEQDRVDQEQAARQQAERGVFAEGHAGEGEDRPEPPLLGDEAATVDGFLAFLRATVLTKTAGLTDEQGSRQVLGTLTTVTGLLRHLADVERYWFREVLGGVPEDEVGYRWTDTTVPGDPDLEFRLEDGASVEEARADYREACQASREQLRQRELDEEVRGSSEPRTVRWVVVHMIEETGRHVGHLDVITELIDGRTGE from the coding sequence ATGAGCAGTGCCGAGGAGCCGGAGGCGTTCGATGCGCTGATGGACCGGCTCTCCGCCGAGCAGGAGCAGGCGGAGCAGGATCGCGTCGATCAGGAGCAGGCGGCCCGGCAGCAGGCCGAGCGCGGCGTGTTCGCCGAGGGGCACGCGGGTGAGGGCGAGGACCGTCCCGAGCCGCCCCTGCTGGGGGACGAGGCAGCCACCGTCGACGGATTCCTCGCGTTCCTGCGCGCCACGGTGCTCACCAAGACGGCCGGCCTCACCGACGAGCAGGGTTCCCGTCAGGTGCTGGGCACCCTGACCACCGTCACCGGGCTGCTGCGCCACCTGGCCGACGTGGAGCGGTACTGGTTCCGTGAGGTCCTCGGCGGGGTGCCGGAGGACGAAGTGGGCTATCGCTGGACGGACACCACGGTGCCGGGGGACCCCGATCTCGAGTTCCGCCTCGAGGACGGCGCCTCGGTGGAGGAGGCCCGCGCCGACTACCGCGAGGCCTGCCAGGCTTCGCGGGAGCAGCTCCGCCAGCGCGAGCTGGACGAGGAGGTGCGCGGCTCCTCCGAGCCCCGCACCGTGCGCTGGGTGGTGGTCCACATGATCGAGGAGACCGGCCGGCACGTCGGCCATCTCGACGTGATCACCGAACTGATCGACGGCCGGACGGGGGAGTGA